Genomic DNA from Flavobacterium sp. N502540:
TTTATATTCCGGATATTTTTCCGAAATGATTTGTTTGGTTAGGTCCCAATCCTCTTTTCGGTGTTCCTCACAGTAGTTATCGGTCAAAGATCCTTTTTTGAACTTATAAGGTCGGCATAGAATTACATCATATTCCGAAAGAATTGAAGCTATTTTTTTCTCTAGTTTTTTAGAAGAGGTATGGAATAGCTTAGTATTTTTGAAATTTTCAGTTGTGATTTTTTTCTGTGCAGAAGGCTTTAAGTTGTACCAGTCGTTGTAAAAGTTAAGGTATCTTCTGTAATGGCAAATGCCCACGTAATCAGCCTTTTTTTCGTTTTTCCAAATCCAGTAAGCAGCTGTCAATTCACAATAGTTGCTGTTTTTGTTTCCGATATTGTCCTGAGTATTGTCTCTTAAGATAGTATCAGTGATTGATGGATTTGTTCCCACCTGAATCGGAACCAGAATATCATTGGATAATACAGGGTTTTCTTTATGAGTTACGATAAAAATCTTAATCATTATTCAGTTCTGTTTTAGATCTTTTTAAAGCTATGGCAATTATCTGATGCATGTCGTAATATCTGTATTCGGATAATCTTCCTCCAAATATTACATTCTTTTCTTCTAAAGACAGTTTTTTGTACTCTTCAAACAAGGCTTGATTTTTAGCATCGTTTATAGGATAAAACGCTTCATTAGACGGGTTCCATTCGCATGGATATTCTTTTGTAATAACCGTTTTGCTTTGTTTGCCAAATTCAAAATGTTTGTGCTCAATTATTCGGGTAAAAGGATAGCTGGCGTCGTTGTAATTAACGACAGCATTTCCTTGAAAATTGTCAGTATCAAGAACTTCGTTGTCAAATTGTAGAGATCTGTATTCCAAAACTCCTAATTTGTAATCGAAATACTCGTCAATCTTTCCGGAATACACAATTTTATCAGCAAGTCCGTCAAATTTTGTTCGGTCTGAAAAGTAATTGGTATTGGTTACCACTTCAATTCCTTCTAATAATTTGTCAATTAATTTATTGTAACCACCAATAGGGATTCCTTGATAAGTGTCGTTGAAATAGTTATTGTCAAATGTGAATCTAACCGGAAGTCTTTTTATGATAAAAGCGGGTAGTTCAGTAGCTTTTCTTCCCCACTGTTTTTCAGTATATTCTTTTATAAAATAATCGTAGATGTCTTTGCCGACAAGGCTTAGCGCTTGTTCTTCAAGATTTTTAGGGTCTTTTACTCCATAAGTAGCTACTTGCTCCTCTATTTTTGCTTTAGCTTCCTGAGGTGTTTTAGTTCCCCAAAGTTGGTAGAAAGTATTCATGTTAAAAGGTAAATTGTACATCTTACCTTTAGAGAGTGACATCGGAGAATTGGTAAAGTTGTTGAATTCAACAAATTGATTTACATAATCCCATATCGCCTTATCGTTGGTATGAAATATATGTGCACCATATTTATGAACATTAATTCCTTCGATATTCTCGCAATATACATTTCCTCCTATATGGTCTCTTTTGTCAATTACCAGGCATTTTTTTCCTGCTTTTTTTGCTTCGTGAGCGAACACGCTGCCATAGAGACCTGATCCAATTATTAAATAGTCATATTGCTTTTTCATGATGCAAAAGTAGAGATTAATTAGTAAATTGCAACAAATTACAAAAGTAAAAATGGCAGGAAAAATACAAGTAGGATATCTGGTTTCGTATGATTATGAGTTGTTAAAAACATCACTTCCAACAGTGTATAACGATGCAGATGCGGTTTTTGTCGCCATTGATAAAAACAGAAATACCTGGAATGGCGGAAGCTTTACGATCGATGATTCTTTTTTTGAATGGATTAAGGATTTTGACGTTGATAAGAAGGTAGTGATTTATGAAGATGATTTTTATGTCCCAGCCCTAACGACAATGGAATGTGAAATCAGAGAGCGAAAAATGCTCGCTGAAAAAATGGGAATTGGGAATTGGATTGTTCAGGTAGATTGTGACGAGTATTTTGTTGACTTTAAAAAGTTTGTTTCAGATTTAAGACGATATGATTCCTATCTAATTAACCCGGAAAAACATCCTATCCAAATATGCGCTTTCTGGGTTATGCTTTATAAATATACAGATCAGGGTATTTTATATGTCGATAAACCGCTGAAAGCAATTTTTGCAACAAACTATCCTAATTATAAAAGCGGACGCAGAATCAAAGAGCGTCAGATTTATACCAATAATATTGTCTTGCATGAATCCTTGTCAAGAACAGAAGCCGATTTGCGTTTTAAGCTTGACAATTGGGGGCATAATGTAGATGTGGATAAGGGGTTTTTGGATAAATGGCTTGTTGTAAATGAAAACAATTATAAAGAGTACAAAGATTTTTACTATTTACAGCCTAAAAGATGGAAGAAATTGGGATTCTTCTCCACTAAAAGTATCCCTCAGATAAAGGAGATTATTGAGAAAGAAAAAAGACTGAATGTACCTAAGTTCAATCTCTATTTTAAAAATTTCGGACAGTGGTTGAAATATTCACTGAAGAAAAAAAAGGCATAGGGGAATTTTTATTTCGTTTTTGCTCTCATAATTGATTTTTCTTAATTATTAAGGTTATTTTTGCTTCCTTCCATTTACCTCTAAGAAATGCAGAATATTGAACTGCTTTTTGATGCTTTGGTTTGAATAAAATAAACGATAGAGCATTGGAAATGGGTAATAAATTAATATCAAAGTTATAGTTAATGATTTCAAAATTTAGATTTTCAACAGCAGTAAAAAGTTCCAGAGACATCCTGTCTTTTATTAAAGATTTTAATACTTCAGGTGAGTTGTTTGGAAATGGAGACCGAAATGTTATTAAGTTGTTTGATCTTGAGGAGAAAAAAATCAACATTAAATCCTTTAAAATTCCGAACTTAATTAATAAAATTGCTTACCGCTATTTTAGAAAATCAAAGGCGAGACGTTCGTACGAATATGCTACAATTTTGTTAGAAAGAGGTATTGGAACTCCACAGCCCATAGCGTTTTTGGAGAACTTTAATTTTGTAGGTCTGAGAGACAGTTATTATGCAAGCGAACATTTAACAACAGATTTAACTTATAGAGAACTTGTAGAAATTCCGGATTACCCTGATCGTGATAATATCTTGAGACAGTTTACCCGATTTAGTTTTGGTCTTCATGAAAAAGGAATCGAATTTTTAGATCACTCACCCGGAAATACATTGATTAAAAAGAAACAGGACGGAAATTATGAATTCTTTTTGGTCGATTTAAACCGAATGGAATTTCATGAATCAATGAGTTTTGAAATGCGTATGAAAAACTTATGCCGTCTGACTCCTTTAAAAGAGATGGTAGCGGTTATGAGTAACGAGTATGCAAAGTTTTATAAAGAAGAATCTGAGCAAAGAATATTTCAAACTTTGTGGAAATATACGGCTGATTTTCAGGAGAAATTTTACAGGAAAAAGCGCTTAAAAAAGAAACTTAAGTTCTGGAAGAAGTAATTCGTGATAGTTCTTTATAGCGGATAAAAACGCTGTAAGCATTTAGATAACATATCGTGATTCCTTTGGCTCCGTCTAAAAAGCCCAAACGAATTAAAAACTGATACAAAAAAGTATAAACAGGATGGAAAATCATCAATAGACGAGATGATTTCTGTCCTTTTTTTTGTTTTTCATTGGCCTTTAAAACCCCGTAACTATACATTTTTGCTTTGTAGTCAGAAAAAGAAGTATAGGAGAAATGAATGATCTTATTCTTTAAAGTTGAAATCGTCCCGTTCACGATCAGTTTTTCATGTACCATTCTGTCCTGATTATACCGACAGTTTGTTTTGTTAAAAAGCCTGAAAATTTTATCCGTTTGCCAGCCGCTAAAATGAAGCTTACGATTTTTGAACATAAAAGTTCTGTAAATGAAATAGGCGCTTGCCGCATCTTTTTGATTGATGGTGGCTGCGATTTCCAGTTTCAGTTCCGGAGTTAATCTTTCATCGGCATCAATGAATAAGATCCAGGAGTTTTTTGCCTGATCAATCGCAAAATTACGTTGTGAAGTGTAATTAACGAAGGGATTCTGGATTACTTTTACGTTTTTAAAAGATTCAATTATGTTCAGCGTCCGATCGGTACTGTACGAGTCTACTACAAGGATTTCATCGGCAAAATCGATATCTTCCAGTAATGATTTTATATGCTGTTCTTCATTAAGCGTAATAATCAAAACGGACAATTTTTCCCTGTCGGTAGTATTCATAAGTTCTTCACTCATTTTCAATTTTTATACTCCTGAAAATAAGTATCCAGTTTTTCAAGCATTAAAGTTAAAGGGTACTCATCGTAGTACTCAAAAGTATGATCTTTTATGTATTGTTCGGTGTGCTGCTTGTATATTTCCGGTTTTAAATCTTTTAAGTGAATGGAGAAGTTTTTGGCTTCATTTTCAAATATTTGCCAGGTCTCTTTTCTAACAGATGGTGTGAATATGGAGAAGGTTGGAATTTCAAGTGCTTTGGCCATATTCACGGCTCCTCCTTCATTTCCAATCAACATTTCGCATTGTGAAAGTAAAGCCAGAAAAGGTCTTAGTTCAGTACAGTACAAATCAAAAACGATGTGTTTTTTAGTTTCGGCACTGCAATGATTGTATACTTCGAGAGCCTGTTCTTTTTGATCCGGAATATAGTTGAAAATAATAGTGGCATTGGTTTTAGCAACTGTAAAATCGATAATTTTAGCCATTCCTTCCAAAGGATATGTCTTGTAAACTTCGCTTCCCAAAATTCCAAACATGATTAATGGCTTTTCCGTATCAACCTGATAGCTTTTCAGAAGCTTTTTGGCATCATCAATTTCAGATTCTTTTAAAAAGATTTTTGGTTTTACATCTGTAATCTTTTCAGAAATGAACGGTTTTAGAAGCATTAAACGATTTTCAATGGCCAATCCGTGTTCTGATTCTACAGCATCTAAGCGTTCATAAGTGTAATTGTAGCATATTTTAGTGTACCATTTACGATACGAAACCTTATATTTTGCACCCGAAAATAACGTAATTAAATTAGTTTCCAGCTTAGAATAAACGTCAATAACAGCATCGTATTTATTGCGTCGGATTTGAAAAATAAATTTAAACAGAGAAGGAGTTGATTTTCTAACCTTGTTGGATAAAGGAATAATGTTATCAATATTCTTGTTCTCTTTTAGTACATCGACAGAATTTGGGTAACACATATAATCGATAATCGAATCCGGGTATTTGGTTTTTAGATTATTACAGATTATGGTGCTCGTTAATACATCTCCAATTCTTTTTTGCTGAATGACTAATATTCTCATTTATATAAAATTCAATTTGTGGGCTAAATTAGTAATAATTTTATAAAGTGTGCAAGCGCACGATTAAGATAAGGTAACTAAAATAAAAAGCCGTATTTTTGTAAAAAACAAATTCCCCCCAAGAAAATGCAGATTAGTGGTCTAGTTATTACTTTCAATGAAGAGAAAAATATCGGTAAATGTATAGATGCTTTACTAAAAGTGTGTGATGAAGTAATTGTAGTAGATTCGTTTAGTAAAGATCGTACTGTTGAAATTGCCAAAGAAAAAGGCGCAATTGTTGTAGAACAAGCTTTTTTAGGTGATGGTCCGCAACGTACACATGGTTTGCCATATTGCAAAAATGATTGGATCTTGAATCTTGATGCCGATGAGTTTTTGGATAAAGATGCAGAGAAATTTATAACAGATAAAAAGTACCTTGAGGGAAATTATGACGCTTTTAGTTTCAGAGTAAAAAACTTTCTGGGCGATAAACTTATTGATTTTTCAGGATGGTATCCGGATCAAAAAGTCCGTTTTTTTAATAAACAAACAGCGCATCCGTCTGATTCTAAGGTGCATCAGAAGATAATTACTCAAAATGAGAAAAAAGTTTCCGTACACCTCTTGCACTATGGTTGGGATTCTTTGGATCAAATTATTGCAAAAAAGAATCAATATTCAGGCTGGCATGCACAACAATTGTTCGATCAGGGGAAAAGAATAACCGCAATTAAGCCAGTTATTAATGGAGCTGTTGCGTTTATCAGATGCTACTTTTTTAAGAAAGGTATTTTTAATGGCATAGACGGGTTGTCAATAGCGATGATTCAGAGTTTCTTTTCTTATATGAAATATGCTAAGCTTTTAAAACTTCAAAAAAAGCTAAAATAGAATTCAGCTAATCTCAATTCAGAGTGTCGGTTTTTTAAAGCACAAACAAGTGTTTTGTGCTATTTTATTACCAGGGTTTATCGATTATTGTACATGTCAGTTGTGTTTTTGCAATGTGGCTGTTGATAGTTTTGTTTCAGAAATTATCAATTATATAGTCTTTTTCTTTCTTTAATGAATAAATACGGCTGATTTTATTTAACATTAATTAGGTTTTTTGTTTTATTTATTTTTTTTTGCTTAAAAATGTTTTTTTTGTGAAAAATAATACTATTAATGATAGCTTTGCTAAAAAAATAGAGAATGTCAAAGCTGCCAATTTTAATGTATCATAACGTTGTTGAAGACGAAGCCAAGTCTGTGGATTTAAGTGTTTCTGTAGCAAAATTAGAATCACAATTTAAATTTTTACATGATAACAATTACACGACATTTCATTTTAAAGATTTAGAAAATTTAAAAGAACTTCCTTCAAAAAGCATTATAATCACTTTTGATGATGTTACCGAGTGCCAGTTGTTGTATGCGGTGCCTTTGCTTGAAAAATACCAATTAAAAGCCTCTTTTTTTATACCATTTTCTTATGTTGGAAATTTTGATTATTGGATAGAAGGAAAAGAAAAAATTATGAGTGTCGAACAGCTAAAAGGGTTGAATCCTGATCTTATTGAGCTGGGGTATCACTCTTTTGAACATAAAAGATACAGTTCGTTGTCTAAAGAAGAGTTAGAGGCTGATTTTGCGAAGTCTAATGCCTTTATTTTGGATAATCAATTAGATATAAAACCTGTCCTGGCGTATCCTTTTGGGAATTATGCCAAGAAACATTCTGAGTTTGCTGTTTTTGAAAATATGATGCGGGATAACGGTATAAAATACGGTTTGAGAATAGGCAACAGAGTGAATAATTTTCCCTTTAAAAATAACTATTTGGTAAAGAGAATAGACATAAAAGGGGAAGATAGTTTGTTTAGATTTAAACTAAAATTGAAAATAGGTAAGCTTAAATTATTTTAAAAAATGCTATGGAAATTAGTGGATTAGTAATAACGTATAATGAAGAAAAAAACATTGGTAAATGTATAGATGCGCTGTTCAGGGTTTGTAACGAAGTAATTGTTGTAGATTCGTTAAGTACAGATAATACAGTGAAAATTGCCGAAGAAAAAGGGGCTAAGGTTGTTTTGCAGAGCTTTTTAGGCGACGGACCTCAGAGAATTCACGGTCTTCCTTATTGTAAAAATGACTGGATTTTAAATTTAGATGCTGATGAGATTTTGGCCGAAGATGCCGAAAAATTTATATTATCAGGCCAATATGAGAAACAGAATTTTGATGTGTATGCCTTCTCTCTGTATAATTATATGGGCTGTAAGCTTATTAATTTCGCAGGTTGGTACCCTGATAAAACTTCACGATTTTTTAACAAACAAACCGCTTCTCCTTCAAAAGATAGTGTACATCAAAAAGTTTTGGGTACTAATAAGACCCACTTAAAAGTTCATATACATCATTATGCCTGGGACTGTTTTGGACAATTTATCAGTAAGAAAAACTTATATTCAACCTGGCATGCCCAGCAGCTTTACGACCAGAATAAAAGAGTCAACAGCTTTAAACCTATATTAAACGGGACAGTTTCTTTTATTAGATGTTATTTTTTTAAAAAAGGCTTTTTACACGGATTAGACGGTTTCACCTTTTCAATGACTCAGGCTTTCTTTTCTTATATGAAATATGCTAAGCTTTTGAAACTTCAAAAACAGAATAAATAATAAAAAAAAGTATAGAAAATAATAAAGCGGAATGAGTAATCATTCCGCTTTATTATTTATAGAGATTATAGGTTAAACAGCAACATCGTATTCACGAAGTGCATTGTTTAATGAAGTTTTTAAATCCGTTGATGGTTTACGAGTACCAATGATTAATGCACATGGTACTTGAAATTCACCTGCAGCGAATTTTTTAGTGTAACTTCCCGGAATCACGACAGAGCGAGCAGGAACAAAACCTTTCATTTCAACAGGTTCATCACCAGTTACATCGATAATTTTTGTGGAAGCAGTCAAACAAACATTAGCACCAAGAACAGCTTCTTTACCTACGTGAACTCCTTCTACTACAATACAACGAGAACCGATAAAAGCACCATCTTCAATAATAACCGGAGCAGCTTGTAATGGCTCTAAAACACCACCGATACCAACACCACCGCTTAAGTGAACATTTTTACCAATTTGAGCACAGCTTCCAACAGTCGCCCATGTATCAACCATGGTACCTTCATCAACATAAGCACCAATGTTTACATAACTTGGCATCAAAATTACACCGCTTGAAATATAAGCTCCGTAGCGGGCTACTGCATTAGGTACTACACGAATTCCTTTTTCAGCATAACCTTTTTTCAGCAACATTTTGTCGTGGTATTCGAAAATACCGGATTCCCATGTTTCCATTTTTTGAATCGGGAAATACATTACAACAGCTTTCTTAACCCATTCGTTTACCTGCCACTTGTCACCAACAGGTTCAGCGCAACGTAATTTTCCTGCATCAATCAATTCAATAACTTCTCTGATAGCATCAGTTGTGGTTGTTTCTTGTAATAAAGCTCTGTTTTCCCAAGCTTGTTCTATTATAGTCTGTAAAGAATTCATAAGTTTTAATTTTTGGCAAAGATAAGGTATTTGCGGAAAAGCAGAAAAGTAAAGCTATCGTAAAATGTTACAAGTGTAACTTTTTGTTTGTATTTTGATAAATAAAACAAGGCTTATGGAAAATGCAAGAATGAGGTTAACCTATAAACGCTTTTTTTTGATGGTAAAACATGATAAAAATCAGATTTTGCGTTTTTACTTCTCATTAATTTCGCGGTATAATTCCCGAAAGATATAGAGAGGAATTGCGAAATACCATTCCAAAACAAAAATATTTAATCAGTAAGAAATGAATCAAGAAAATCAACTCCGAACGCCTGTTGCAGTAATCGATAAAGAAGTCACGTGGGACAAAACACAAGTGATTATGAGTAAAACAAATGCTTTTGGTATTATTGAATATGCCAATGAAGTATTTGTAGATGTATGCGGTTATGAAGATTATGAGTTAATGGGGCAGCCACACAATATTATACGTCATCCGGATATGCCAAAGGTTATTTTTAAAGTGCTTTGGGAGAATCTTAAAAACGGAAAGAACTTTCATGCTATTGTTAAGAATTTAGCGAAGTCAGGACGTTACTATTGGGTTATTACCGATTTTGAGATTGCAAAAGACGAGAACGGAGTTATTGTAAATTATTTTGGAAGACGACAAGCAGTCCCACAAGAAGTAATTGCCTTGCATATTGAACCGCTATACAAAAAACTGTTACAGATCGAGGCTGCAAGCGGTATGGAGTTTAGCGAGAAGTATCTTATTGGATTTCTGGAGGAAAAGAAAAGAACTTATGTTGAATATATTAAGGAGTTAATCTATGAACATGAGAAATCGCAGGCAAAATTTGCTCAATATGAAGTGCAGGAAAATGATGAAGAGGAGGAAAGAGGTTTTTTTAGAAGACTGTTTAACAGATAGAAGTTATTTTTTTTAGGTTTTGAATATTTGGAAAAAATCCGTTTTGAATAAAAGCTCAGAACGGATTTTTTATGAGGTCAAATGTATCTTGATTGTTTTAATTATATTGAGTTTAATGGAATATACAGATAGATGGTTCTGGTGCTCGGTTTTATAAAATACAAAGATTCTCTTTAAATTTGTATGTTTCCTTTCTATCTTTGTTAAAAATTCAAAGATGCCAAGAATTCTTTCTATAGACTACGGACAAAAGCGCACCGGAATTGCTGTTACTGATGAAATGCAGATTATTGCTTCAGGTTTAACAACAATACCAACCAATACCCTTATTGATTTTCTGAAAGATTATTTTGCAAAAGAAAAGGTTGAAGCCGTTTTAATTGGCGAGCCCAAACAAATGAATGGTCAGCCATCAGAGAGTGCTTCGGTTATTAAAGGGTTTGTAACTCATTTTACCAATATTTTTCCTGATATGAAAGTAGTTCGTGTCGACGAACGTTTTACGTCAAAAATGGCCTTTCAAACGATGATCGATAGCGGACTCAGTAAAAAACAGCGCCAGAATAAAGGTTTAATCGATGAAATTTCGGCTACAATTATGCTTCAGGACTATCTCTCGTCAAAACGTTTTTAACACCCAATCTTTTAGCTTTTTATTTTTTAGAAAAACATAACTTTTATCATGCAATTTTAGTTTTTTTTTGCAATTATAAAAAGTACCTTTGCACTTTAAAAATAATACTGTTATGTCTGACAAAACAATACGTTCTAATAGTGAAGTAGTGCTTATTGGAGCGGGAATTATGAGTGCCACTCTTGGAGTAATTTTGAAAGAATTACAACCTGATATAAAAATTGAAATTTACGAAAGATTAGATGTTGCTGCCGCAGAAAGTTCAGATGCATGGAATAATGCAGGAACAGGGCACTCTGCCTTTTGTGAATTAAATTACACTCCTGAAAAGGCTGACGGAAGTATTGATCCGAAAAAAGCGATAAGTATTGCAGAATCTTTTGAGATTTCACGCCAGTTCTGGTCCTATTTAGTAGAGCAGAAAAAGGTACCATCTCCTGACAATTTTATTAAAAGTGTTCCTCATATGAGTTTTGTATGGGGAGATAAAAATGTGGAGTATCTTAAAAAGAGATTTGAAGCATTACAAAATAATCCTATTTTTTCTCAAATGGAATTTAGTTCTGATTTTGAGCAATTGAAAAAATGGATGCCGCTTGTTATGGAAGGCAGAGATGCTAACGAGAAACTGGCAGCTACCCATATGGAAATAGGTACCGATGTGAATTTTGGGGCTTTAACCAGAAGCATGTTCAATTATTTAGCGACACTTGATGGTGTTTCTTTGCACTTTAATCATGAAGTTAAAAAACTAAAACAACGTGAAGATAAATCATGGCGTATCAAAATCACCGATATTGCTACCGGCGATGTAAGAAAAGCTTATACTAAGTTTGTATTTATCGGAGCGGGTGGAGGTTCATTGCCTTTATTAGAAAAAGCAAATGTACCGGAAGGAGATGGTTACGGAGGTTTTCCGGTAAGTGGACAATGGTTAAAATGTACCAATCCTGAAGTAATTGCAAAACATCAGGCAAAAGTTTACGGAAAAGCAAGCGTTGGAGCACCTCCAATGTCTGTACCACATATTGATACCCGTGTAATTGATGGCGAAAAAGCATTGCTTTTTGGTCCGTTTGCAGGGTTTTCAACACGCTTCCTGAAAAATGGTTCTTACTTAGATTTACCATTATCTATAAAACCGAACAACTTAATTCCGATGTTGTCTGCAGGATATCATAATATTCCTTTGACTAAATATTTGATTGAGCAGGTACGTCAGTCTCCTAAAGACAGAATGAAAGCATTACGTGAGTATTTGCCAACAGCACGTTCTAAAGACTGGAAACTGGAAAGAGCCGGACAACGTGTTCAGGTAATTAAAAAAGATGAAAACGGTGGTGGAGTTTTAGAGTTTGGTACTGAGGTGATTAGTACGCACGACGGAAGTCTGGCAGTGTTGTTGGGAGCTTCTCCGGGAGCATCAACTGCAGTGGGTATTATGGTTGATTTGATCAGCAGATGTTTTACCAATCAGATTAAAACACCGGAATGGCAGTCAAAAATGAAAACGATGATTCCTTCTTACGGTCAGACTTTAAATGATAAACCGGAACTTTTAGCCGAGCTTAGAAAACATACTTCTGAAGTTTTAAAACTAAAAAATAGTTAAACTCAGATCCTAGAATAAATAACAAATCCAGATGAATTAATCTGGATTTGTTGCTTTAAATTCCTTTGTAATTTTTAAAATCTTTTCAGCCAGATTGCTCATCCAGATCAATTGCTCGATTACCATTTGAGCTTCCTGCATTTTAGCTTGTCGTGTTTCCTTGTCCAGATCATCATCTGCGGCCAGGCGTTTAAAATTAACACGTTTGAGTTCTTCAAATTGTAAAGTCACATCTTCCTTATCAAAATAAGTGTCGTTTATAATTTTTTCATTTCTTAGAACAGCAATTGCGTGATCGAGATTGGAAAGAATCGTTTTAATGATGTAATTAAAAGATTCCGAAGCAGAAGTGGTTTGGTGTGACTGGATATAAGTTGATAGCGAAGCCAATGCTGATAATATAGAATGGTTTAGCACCACCAGTTTATTAACCAGGGGAAGTGTTTTTTGCTTCGATTTAGGCTCCTGCATCATTCGCTGAAAGGAAGTCATGAGATTCCCAACCTCAACAAAAGCATTTTTTCTGGATAATCGGTATGAAGTAGGAACTTCCCCTTTTTTATTATAGAAATCGGCAATCTCCTTTAGGTAATTCCGGTTGGCCCGAATTGAATTCTCAATATGTATAGGTG
This window encodes:
- a CDS encoding glycosyltransferase family 2 protein; translated protein: MQISGLVITFNEEKNIGKCIDALLKVCDEVIVVDSFSKDRTVEIAKEKGAIVVEQAFLGDGPQRTHGLPYCKNDWILNLDADEFLDKDAEKFITDKKYLEGNYDAFSFRVKNFLGDKLIDFSGWYPDQKVRFFNKQTAHPSDSKVHQKIITQNEKKVSVHLLHYGWDSLDQIIAKKNQYSGWHAQQLFDQGKRITAIKPVINGAVAFIRCYFFKKGIFNGIDGLSIAMIQSFFSYMKYAKLLKLQKKLK
- a CDS encoding Kdo domain containing protein encodes the protein MISKFRFSTAVKSSRDILSFIKDFNTSGELFGNGDRNVIKLFDLEEKKINIKSFKIPNLINKIAYRYFRKSKARRSYEYATILLERGIGTPQPIAFLENFNFVGLRDSYYASEHLTTDLTYRELVEIPDYPDRDNILRQFTRFSFGLHEKGIEFLDHSPGNTLIKKKQDGNYEFFLVDLNRMEFHESMSFEMRMKNLCRLTPLKEMVAVMSNEYAKFYKEESEQRIFQTLWKYTADFQEKFYRKKRLKKKLKFWKK
- a CDS encoding glycosyltransferase family 2 protein translates to MEISGLVITYNEEKNIGKCIDALFRVCNEVIVVDSLSTDNTVKIAEEKGAKVVLQSFLGDGPQRIHGLPYCKNDWILNLDADEILAEDAEKFILSGQYEKQNFDVYAFSLYNYMGCKLINFAGWYPDKTSRFFNKQTASPSKDSVHQKVLGTNKTHLKVHIHHYAWDCFGQFISKKNLYSTWHAQQLYDQNKRVNSFKPILNGTVSFIRCYFFKKGFLHGLDGFTFSMTQAFFSYMKYAKLLKLQKQNK
- the glf gene encoding UDP-galactopyranose mutase — its product is MKKQYDYLIIGSGLYGSVFAHEAKKAGKKCLVIDKRDHIGGNVYCENIEGINVHKYGAHIFHTNDKAIWDYVNQFVEFNNFTNSPMSLSKGKMYNLPFNMNTFYQLWGTKTPQEAKAKIEEQVATYGVKDPKNLEEQALSLVGKDIYDYFIKEYTEKQWGRKATELPAFIIKRLPVRFTFDNNYFNDTYQGIPIGGYNKLIDKLLEGIEVVTNTNYFSDRTKFDGLADKIVYSGKIDEYFDYKLGVLEYRSLQFDNEVLDTDNFQGNAVVNYNDASYPFTRIIEHKHFEFGKQSKTVITKEYPCEWNPSNEAFYPINDAKNQALFEEYKKLSLEEKNVIFGGRLSEYRYYDMHQIIAIALKRSKTELNND
- a CDS encoding glycosyltransferase family 9 protein, with translation MRILVIQQKRIGDVLTSTIICNNLKTKYPDSIIDYMCYPNSVDVLKENKNIDNIIPLSNKVRKSTPSLFKFIFQIRRNKYDAVIDVYSKLETNLITLFSGAKYKVSYRKWYTKICYNYTYERLDAVESEHGLAIENRLMLLKPFISEKITDVKPKIFLKESEIDDAKKLLKSYQVDTEKPLIMFGILGSEVYKTYPLEGMAKIIDFTVAKTNATIIFNYIPDQKEQALEVYNHCSAETKKHIVFDLYCTELRPFLALLSQCEMLIGNEGGAVNMAKALEIPTFSIFTPSVRKETWQIFENEAKNFSIHLKDLKPEIYKQHTEQYIKDHTFEYYDEYPLTLMLEKLDTYFQEYKN
- a CDS encoding DUF4422 domain-containing protein; the encoded protein is MIKIFIVTHKENPVLSNDILVPIQVGTNPSITDTILRDNTQDNIGNKNSNYCELTAAYWIWKNEKKADYVGICHYRRYLNFYNDWYNLKPSAQKKITTENFKNTKLFHTSSKKLEKKIASILSEYDVILCRPYKFKKGSLTDNYCEEHRKEDWDLTKQIISEKYPEYKDSITSFLDEGTLFHMGNMMVSSKEKFDNYYAWLFSILFELESRVTIPEDAYQARIFGFISERLINLYMYHHKFKIKGIPSYKIIDL
- a CDS encoding 2,3,4,5-tetrahydropyridine-2,6-dicarboxylate N-succinyltransferase, which translates into the protein MNSLQTIIEQAWENRALLQETTTTDAIREVIELIDAGKLRCAEPVGDKWQVNEWVKKAVVMYFPIQKMETWESGIFEYHDKMLLKKGYAEKGIRVVPNAVARYGAYISSGVILMPSYVNIGAYVDEGTMVDTWATVGSCAQIGKNVHLSGGVGIGGVLEPLQAAPVIIEDGAFIGSRCIVVEGVHVGKEAVLGANVCLTASTKIIDVTGDEPVEMKGFVPARSVVIPGSYTKKFAAGEFQVPCALIIGTRKPSTDLKTSLNNALREYDVAV
- a CDS encoding PAS domain-containing protein encodes the protein MNQENQLRTPVAVIDKEVTWDKTQVIMSKTNAFGIIEYANEVFVDVCGYEDYELMGQPHNIIRHPDMPKVIFKVLWENLKNGKNFHAIVKNLAKSGRYYWVITDFEIAKDENGVIVNYFGRRQAVPQEVIALHIEPLYKKLLQIEAASGMEFSEKYLIGFLEEKKRTYVEYIKELIYEHEKSQAKFAQYEVQENDEEEERGFFRRLFNR
- a CDS encoding glycosyltransferase family 2 protein — encoded protein: MSEELMNTTDREKLSVLIITLNEEQHIKSLLEDIDFADEILVVDSYSTDRTLNIIESFKNVKVIQNPFVNYTSQRNFAIDQAKNSWILFIDADERLTPELKLEIAATINQKDAASAYFIYRTFMFKNRKLHFSGWQTDKIFRLFNKTNCRYNQDRMVHEKLIVNGTISTLKNKIIHFSYTSFSDYKAKMYSYGVLKANEKQKKGQKSSRLLMIFHPVYTFLYQFLIRLGFLDGAKGITICYLNAYSVFIRYKELSRITSSRT
- a CDS encoding polysaccharide deacetylase family protein gives rise to the protein MSKLPILMYHNVVEDEAKSVDLSVSVAKLESQFKFLHDNNYTTFHFKDLENLKELPSKSIIITFDDVTECQLLYAVPLLEKYQLKASFFIPFSYVGNFDYWIEGKEKIMSVEQLKGLNPDLIELGYHSFEHKRYSSLSKEELEADFAKSNAFILDNQLDIKPVLAYPFGNYAKKHSEFAVFENMMRDNGIKYGLRIGNRVNNFPFKNNYLVKRIDIKGEDSLFRFKLKLKIGKLKLF